The proteins below are encoded in one region of Kogia breviceps isolate mKogBre1 chromosome 8, mKogBre1 haplotype 1, whole genome shotgun sequence:
- the AK1 gene encoding adenylate kinase isoenzyme 1 isoform X3: protein MDEKLKKTKIIFVVGGPGSGKGTQCEKIVQKYGYTHLSTGDLLRAEVSSGSARGKMLSEIMEKGQLVPLDTVLDMLRDAMVAKVDTSKGFLIDGYPREVQQGEEFERRIGHPTLLLYVDAGPETMTKRLLKRGETSGRVDDNEETIKKRLETYYKATEPVIAFYEKRGIIRKVNAEGSVASVFSQVCTHLDALK from the exons ATGGACG AGAAGCTGAAGAAAACCAAGATCATCTTTGTGGTGG GCGGGCCTGGCTCGGGGAAGGGCACCCAGTGTGAGAAGATTGTCCAGAAGTACGGCTACACCCACCTCTCCACCGGGGACCTCCTGCGGGCTGAGGTCAGCTCAGGCTCAGCCAGGGGAaagatgctgtcggagatcatgGAGAAGGGGCAGCTGGTGCCACTG GACACAGTGTTGGACATGCTCCGAGACGCCATGGTGGCCAAGGTAGATACTTCCAAAGGCTTCCTGATCGACGGCTACCCCCGGGAGGTGCAGCAGGGGGAAGAGTTTGAGCGGAGG ATCGGACATCCCACGTTGCTGCTGTACGTGGACGCAGGCCCTGAGACCATGACCAAGCGGCTCCTGAAGCGTGGAGAGACCAGCGGACGTGTGGACGACAATGAAGAGACCATCAAGAAGCGCCTAGAGacctactacaaggccacagagCCCGTAATCGCCTTCTACGAGAAACGTGGCATCATCCGCAAG GTCAATGCCGAAGGCTCCGTGGCCAGTGTCTTCTCCCAGGTCTGCACCCACCTGGACGCCCTCAAGTAG
- the AK1 gene encoding adenylate kinase isoenzyme 1 isoform X1: protein MQACLCASDASSVEDASAREKLKKTKIIFVVGGPGSGKGTQCEKIVQKYGYTHLSTGDLLRAEVSSGSARGKMLSEIMEKGQLVPLDTVLDMLRDAMVAKVDTSKGFLIDGYPREVQQGEEFERRIGHPTLLLYVDAGPETMTKRLLKRGETSGRVDDNEETIKKRLETYYKATEPVIAFYEKRGIIRKVNAEGSVASVFSQVCTHLDALK, encoded by the exons ATGCAGGCCTGCCTCTGCGCGTCAGACGCCAGCAGCGTGGAAGACGCTAGCGCCCGAG AGAAGCTGAAGAAAACCAAGATCATCTTTGTGGTGG GCGGGCCTGGCTCGGGGAAGGGCACCCAGTGTGAGAAGATTGTCCAGAAGTACGGCTACACCCACCTCTCCACCGGGGACCTCCTGCGGGCTGAGGTCAGCTCAGGCTCAGCCAGGGGAaagatgctgtcggagatcatgGAGAAGGGGCAGCTGGTGCCACTG GACACAGTGTTGGACATGCTCCGAGACGCCATGGTGGCCAAGGTAGATACTTCCAAAGGCTTCCTGATCGACGGCTACCCCCGGGAGGTGCAGCAGGGGGAAGAGTTTGAGCGGAGG ATCGGACATCCCACGTTGCTGCTGTACGTGGACGCAGGCCCTGAGACCATGACCAAGCGGCTCCTGAAGCGTGGAGAGACCAGCGGACGTGTGGACGACAATGAAGAGACCATCAAGAAGCGCCTAGAGacctactacaaggccacagagCCCGTAATCGCCTTCTACGAGAAACGTGGCATCATCCGCAAG GTCAATGCCGAAGGCTCCGTGGCCAGTGTCTTCTCCCAGGTCTGCACCCACCTGGACGCCCTCAAGTAG